A genomic window from Lotus japonicus ecotype B-129 chromosome 1, LjGifu_v1.2 includes:
- the LOC130729119 gene encoding uncharacterized mitochondrial protein AtMg00810-like — translation MIITGDDVVGITNLKLQLAKQFEIKYLGTLHYFLGIEVDYSPRGYLLSQSKYIATILAQAHLSNTRTVGTPLELNTRCNSYDGVPLEDHTLYHTLVGSWVYLTITRPDIAYAVHVGTQFQRLLLELRAYFDADWADSSFDRKFTVCFCIFLGDSLISWKIKMQAVVSRSSTEAEYRVMASTTAEIVWLRWLLEFMGVSLSAPTPMYCDNMSVIQITRNSVFHGTTTLPFVSSSMQLADLFTKSHSARRFCFLIGKLSKLLVPVDAL, via the exons atgattatTACTGGGGATGATGTTGTTGGGATTACGAATTTGAAACTTCAATTGGCTAAACAATTTGAGATTAAATATTTGGGTACTCTTCATTACTTTCTAGGAATTGAGGTTGACTATTCCCCTCGAGGTTATCTGCTCTCTCAATCTAAGTATATTGCCACTATTCTTGCACAAGCGCATCTCTCTAATACTCGAACAGTTGGCACTCCTCTTGAACTGAATACTCGATGTAACTCATATGATGGTGTCCCTTTGGAAGATCATACTCTGTATCACACTCTTGTTGGCAGCTGGGTGTATCTTACCATTACTAGACCCGACATTGCCTATGCAGTGCATGTT GGCACTCAGTTTCAAAGGCTCTTATTGGAGTTGCGTGCTTACtttgatgctgattgggctgaTTCTTCCTTTGATAGAAAATTTACAGTTTGTTTTTGCATTTTCCTTGGAGATTCTCTTATTTCTTGGAAAATTAAGATGCAAGCTGTTGTCTCTCGATCTTCTACCGAAGCTGAATATCGTGTCATGGCATCCACTACTGCAGAAATTGTTTGGTTGCGTTGGCTACTTGAATTCATGGGTGTCTCCCTTTCTGCACCTACTCCTATGTATTGTGATAATATGAGTGTCATCCAAATCACTCGCAACTCAGTCTTTCAT GGGACTACCACCTTGCCCTTTGTGTCCTCCTCCATGCAGCTTGCTGACTTGTTTACTAAGTCTCATTCTGCTAGGCGTTTTTGTTTCTTGATTGGCAAACTCTCGAAGCTTCTTGTTCCTGTTGATGCATTGTGA